The Drosophila bipectinata strain 14024-0381.07 chromosome 3L, DbipHiC1v2, whole genome shotgun sequence region gcatcatcatcataatCAGGCCCTCATATCGAGGGCAGACTTGTCCATTATTAGCGCCACCGTCAATGCCAACAACAAAGTGATAAACTGCTCAACAGCCTGGCATCAGGGAGTCAATTATATAATGAAGCGTCGATGTCGATGTCGATGTTGTTGCCTTGACTATATCTATCGCCTGACAAGCTCGTTACAATTTATGCATTGTTTGTATTGCTGGGTTGTTTGGGTGAAAAGTCAAGGGAACGAAAGGAAGGAAGGATGCCTCTCTAGTGTGACGCACTAATTTGTGACGTTGTCCGCAGGACGAGGCCGGACGAATTCAAGGGTTAGCTGGCACTATAACCCTGCCCTGTTGGTTTTGCTGGCTGTCACAATGCCTGTCAATGTTTGGACATTTGTCGATGACCATAAAACAGAAGCTTAAATATTAGATCGCTTGTTGAATTTCCAACTGATGGAATAGCTCTTGAGGTGTGTTTGTGGGCTAAGTGGAATCTACTGAcatttaaatgtaaatataattTCATTGAGTAAACTCATTTTAGTGGCTGCTCATCGTAATTCCAATGCTTTATTGGGAAATAAATTCTATTAATACTACTATTACGACCATACAAATTGATAAGTATTTTAGGTATGTATGttaagaaaatcaaaatgttcCATTTGTGTTACAAAAAAGTgtaataattgaaatttaacGAAATGCAAATACGGTAGCGTAAAAAATTAATAGTAAAATTATTGTATTGAAAtaatgcgaaaaaaaaatgaaacggaAAACTTCCACCACGTAggtaaataaaatttccgctCCTGAGGCAAACATGAAACTGTTTTATTGGCTGTCCAACGACTGCCCACagataataaatatttgcaataaaaACTGTGTATGTCAGACAGTTAACCGATTGAGTTCGCAGTAGCCAGCGACAGCTCAGAGCCCGCATGAAAACGCCTTGAATCTGCAGGCCAGGCTTTAAGTTCTCCTGATGAGTTGTTGCTCATCATCCCGTCTTTTCACGACTTCCAGTTCCCAGGAAGCCTCAAGAAGGATGCACATGTTTGCATGCAATGGCGGCTGCATGCAAAATTAATAAGGCATAACTTGGTTTATGCCCCCGACTTCCTGGGGCGGAAAAAGTGTGCTTGTACGGGgtgaattaattaaaaagaacTGGGAAGGAAAAGGAGGCTTACATTTGGAGTCTTATACTTTCGAGGAGTCTTTTTCCGCCTTTTTTCAATATACTTGTAtccagggccgtagctagagcctcgggggccctggggcaacaagtaaattttgggccccctatacggaagtcttttgtcccggcggggccccttcccttcggggccctggggcaccgccccacctgccccatgctagctacggccctgctTGTATCGACCAACATACTAGAGTTTCTTTTCagtataaaaatcaatatttaaatacgtATTGCAAGTCTATTTAGGACAtggtaaatttttataaattttatatttcttattttttatcattatCAGTATTAATAACTCAAAATTCCATTTATATGATGATTTAACGATTGAAATTCTAGATTCTTCAAGATTTAAAAACTCAACCAAAATATATGATTGCATATGTCCTTATATTTGtccaaatcatgcgaaaattTATACTGCCAGccttagatttttctaataTGTTAAGGCCGGGAAGGTATTTAGCTGAGTTAAAACCATTTtttcataacaaaaatgtaaaaaattaaatagacaTAAGGTTAAGACTAAAGTTTCTGTTTCCTGGTGGATTCTGTTTCCCAACATCAGCTGTGTCGAGCTGTGTTCGAAGTTAATCTTTTCGATGGAGTCCGATATATTATTACAAATATACACTCATCATTGATGTGCTAcagaaattttatttcatataaacaaaatattttaaaatacacTCCACTATAAAGTCTATGTAAGGTCCTTTATAGTGTTTAAAAAGGCCAACACGTATTGCGGGCCTCATGGTAGTATCTGCCTGGACCACAGGCCTTATCCTTCCATGAGTCTTCCCTGGTGGGAATCTGAGCATTGACAGCGCCAAGTACCAGGCCCAAAAGCAGCAGAATCGAGCTGTGTGCGAAGTTCATCTTTTCGATAGTGTCGGTTGATCATTTTGGGGTTTCGGTCGGCTATTTATACTGGTCTGCTGGTGGAATTCATGGCAATCGGATAATCCATTTGATATGGTGATTTAACGATTGAGATGCTATGTTCTGAAagatttaaaaacttaaccaaaataaatttatccTAATTGTTTATTAAACCATGCGGAAAaagtgtttaaattttttttgtcatgCTTGATTCGGAATGGAATGGTGCTATGCTTTAGTAGTTAAAAGTTCTAAGACTGGAAAGGTATACCATAATGAGATCTTCCGTGTATTAGGCGAGACGAAAAGCCAAGAATGCATACAATATATCtgatagtttttaatttgctGAAATTGAAACTTTTCAATCGCTTCGAAAAGTTTCTTCTAATTATGTATCAATCGATCAGAAAAGTCTCCACCAACAGATATGGtaatttgaacaaaaaaaaagaatggaaAGTTAACTTCTGGCGGAGCCGGATATAGCCTGATATGTCGGATATTgctggccgatccttatgagcatatcataataaaaccaatttattagaagataaaatttaaaaaaaaagtaccttccaaaaaaacaaagttggtatttttaccaaatacaaTATCCAATCGTTTAGTTATAGAATATagacggccgatccttatgaaattttttagGTTGGAttaattgaccaaaaatagaatctgtggGAAGTTCCAacgttctatcttcaaaaacacgaaatatGGGTAATTTCCTATCgtggtagctataggatacagtcggccgatccttatgaaatttggtatcgTTTTATATTGCAAAACATAGAATTCATAGAAAATCTCAACTTTCGGACAGAAGGACAAACGgtcatgcttatatcaaccctgatcaagaatataaatatttcttaggGTCAGAAAGGTCTtcttactgcgttgcacacttttgaccaaaattataataccctcccTTTGAAAAAGTCTGAAAAGTGCCTAAAAAAGTGTGTTACaagtttttgattttaaataatgGTGCTCGAAGTTCTAGGACAAATATAACAAATATGCACTTATCATTGATGTTCTATAGAAACTTTATTtcatataaacaaaatattttaaaatacacTCCGCTATAAAGTCTATGTAAGGTCCTTTATAGTGTTTAAAAAGGCCAACACGTATTGCGTGCCTCATGGTAGTATCTGCCTGGGCCACAGGCCTTATCCTTCCATGAGTCTTCCCTGGTGGGAATCTGAGCATTGACAGCGCCAAGGACCAGGCCCAAAAGCAGCAGAATCGAGCTGTGTGCGAAGTTCATCTTTTCGATAGTGTCGGTTgataattttggtgttttagTCGGCTATTTATACTGGCCGGCTGGCGGAATTCATAGCAATCGGATACTCCAATTGATATGGTGATTTAACGGTTGAAATACTAGGTTCTAATCACTTATGTAAACTCCATCGCTTTCGTTTCACTCTTCTCCACTGACCTATTCCGATTGTGCAGCCCACttggcgtatacttgatggTAAACAAGCGAAACGAGCAGTcgacaaacacacacatttcCACTTTTTCCCTTCCGCTCTCAAGTCTCTCTCAGCAATTTAAATTACATTTGTGTTTGAATTTGTATGCCAAACGAATCGAAAGCTCCAGGGGAGGgccacatcatcatcatccatCCGACTTTATCCCAATTGCACACCATACTTTCTTTGCCCATACCACCCCTTGATTAACTACACATTGAGGGAAATTGATACGCACTTTTCACTTGCGTTTCCCTTTTCCGAAGTGCCTCTTAAATTTGTTTGCTCTCTCACCTTCGCCGGAATTCGTGACAGAAGCTAGTCTGCTCTTGGCAATACATTTTCCTGCCATCAACACGTGTTTGTTTTCCTTGCATTGCATTTAAAGCGAGCTAAGATCAGATACactaaaatatttcataaagtATTAAACCATCTTAATAGACTCGTAAAGTAGGTTTTGTTAAGCTTTTCATACTCTTTATAGTGAACATCCTATCTTTTACGCAACTGATGAAGAAAAGGAATTCCGCGGATCGAATTAAAACTATAATCAACTTCAAACCGAATGGAAAATggtaaaaataattatgttacctttttaaaaatgttaccttCAGTTAACCCTAATttaacctttaaaaaaaacttgtttctGAAAAGTTGTATAATAACTTCTTTCCCGATTCTTTTTCGGCAGTTTCTGGTGAATATTTTACAATCTCCTTTCCGGATAGTATCTTTAAAAAGCAGCAGCTGGGAAAGACTTATTACTTGAGTGATTCTTACTGCTTGCAGCTTACATGGGAATATAATTACCCGGCAGAATGGTTAACGACAAAAGTGGGCCGAAAGCGAGGAGTCATTATGTGAAAGCGGATAGGTTTTTCCACTGCCTTTTGCAGCGCCACCCACTTTCTTTCCTTTGTATTTTGTTGCAGCCTTCGGTAAAATGAAACTT contains the following coding sequences:
- the LOC122322320 gene encoding uncharacterized protein; amino-acid sequence: MNFAHSSILLLLGLVLGAVNAQIPTREDSWKDKACGPGRYYHEARNTCWPF